A genome region from Mercenaria mercenaria strain notata chromosome 11, MADL_Memer_1, whole genome shotgun sequence includes the following:
- the LOC123531905 gene encoding caprin-2-like gives MLWIIFFASFSSKVVLAQEPTCACSKFHYEEQMLKKIVRMEFFVERMNIETEEARISVEKTTDEFKRLKTEYEQYVDASQKEIQDLKETLRTPTIAFKAKKVRNQMPSIDETIVFKETLFNFGEHYDNFTGIFTAPVHGTYLFTIHICLQVGVYMYYGIMVEGERITNGLFYEGNTTNCNTADAIMVLKSGDRVWVKYLRSSTTGKAVIEGNHDHRWNTFSGTLINT, from the exons atgttGTGGATTATTTTCTTCGCAAGTTTTTCATCGAAAGTTGTACTTGCACAAGAGCCAACCTGTGCATGTTCCAAATTTCATTACGAAGAGCAAATGCTAAAGAAAATAGTGAGAATGGAGTTCTTTGTGGAAAGAATGAACATTGAAACGGAAGAGGCAAGGATAAGTGTAGAGAAAACTACTGACGAATTCAAAAGATTAAAAACTGAATACGAGCAATATGTAGACGCCTCCCAAAAGGAAATACAAGACTTAAAAG AGACCTTACGAACACCAACTATTGCATTTAAAGCGAAGAAAGTGAGAAACCAAATGCCAAGCATAGACGAAACTATTGTCTTTAAAGAAACACTGTTTAACTTCGGAGAACATTATGACAACTTCACTGGAATTTTCACAGCTCCTGTTCATGGGACATATCTCTTTACAATACATATTTGTTTGCAAGTGggtgtatacatgtattatgggATCATGGTTGAAGGTGAACGAATCACAAACGGACTATTTTATGAAGGGAACACCACCAATTGTAATACTGCTGACGCTATTATGGTTCTGAAGTCTGGAGATCGGGTGTGGGTGAAATATCTTAGGTCATCCACGACAGGCAAAGCTGTGATAGAAGGGAACCACGACCACAGATGGAACACGTTCTCGGGGACTCTGATAAATACTTAG
- the LOC123531114 gene encoding caprin-2-like produces MIEMLWIVFFASFSSKVALAQEPTCACSKFHYEEQMLEKIVRMEFSVERMKIETEEARKSVEKTTDEFKRLKAEHEHYVDASKKEIQELKETLRTPTIAFKAKKVRNRMPSIDETIVFKETLFNFGEHYDNFTGIFTAPIHGTYLFTIHTCLYIRVHMYYGVMVEGERIANGMFYEWNANNCNTVDAIVVMKSEDWVWVKYLRSSTTGQNVIEGNNDNRWNTFSGTLIHT; encoded by the exons ATGATAGAAATGTTGTGGATTGTTTTCTTTGCTAGTTTTTCATCAAAAGTTGCACTTGCTCAAGAGCCAACCTGTGCATGCTCTAAATTTCATTACGAAGAACAAATGCTAGAGAAAATAGTGAGAATGGAGTTCTCAGTGGAAAGAATGAAAATTGAAACGGAGGAGGCGAGGAAAAGTGTAGAGAAAACTACCGACGAATTCAAAAGATTAAAAGCTGAACATGAACATTATGTAGACGCCTCTAAAAAGGAAATACAAGAATTAAAAG AGACGTTACGAACACCTACTATTGCATTTAAAGCGAAGAAAGTGAGAAACCGAATGCCAAGCATAGACGAAACTATTGTCTTTAAAGAAACACTATTTAACTTCGGAGAACATTATGACAACTTTACTGGAATTTTTACAGCTCCTATTCACGGGACATATCTCTTTACAATACATACCTGTTTGTATATACGTGTACACATGTATTATGGGGTTATGGTAGAAGGTGAAAGAATCGCAAACGGAATGTTTTATGAATGGAATGCCAACAATTGTAATACTGTTGACGCAATTGTGGTAATGAAGTCTGAAGATTGGGTGTGGGTGAAATATCTTAGGTCATCTACGACAGGTCAAAATGTGATAGAAGGAAACAACGACAACAGATGGAACACATTTTCGGGGACTCTGATACACACTTAG